One genomic segment of Clostridium estertheticum subsp. estertheticum includes these proteins:
- a CDS encoding winged helix-turn-helix transcriptional regulator → MDKFHLCPRFEAAFQILGKRWTGLIIRSLLSGSKRFSELQEIIPALSSRVLTERFKELEELGIVTRSVYPEMPVRIEYGLTEKGKDLEKTMDEIQKWAEKWPDK, encoded by the coding sequence ATGGATAAGTTTCATTTATGTCCAAGATTTGAAGCGGCTTTTCAAATTTTAGGAAAACGATGGACTGGATTAATTATACGTTCCTTATTAAGTGGTTCAAAAAGATTTTCAGAGCTACAAGAGATTATTCCAGCTCTAAGTTCTCGTGTACTTACAGAAAGGTTTAAAGAATTAGAAGAACTAGGCATTGTTACTCGTAGTGTTTACCCCGAAATGCCTGTACGTATAGAATATGGACTTACCGAGAAAGGCAAAGACTTAGAAAAAACTATGGATGAAATCCAAAAATGGGCAGAGAAATGGCCCGATAAATAA
- a CDS encoding YARHG domain-containing protein encodes MYCSKCGSEIKDGANFCFKCGNKNTKQSIINPKNISTIPLATTLKGINASNEMTTSMASIKNQPNNTKKFIIIAVVIGVLSIGCISYYISVSKFSPTTTKASDTTSIKNEAIPSNKTSNTKSQATTSANKTDSYIFSKSSSENLLESDVSKLVKGDLSLARNEIFARHGFVFKSEPFKSYFNNKSWYKQNSLFKGTDSELNAKELYNVNLILKYENK; translated from the coding sequence ATGTATTGTTCTAAATGTGGTTCTGAGATAAAAGATGGCGCCAATTTTTGCTTTAAATGTGGTAATAAAAACACAAAACAAAGTATAATAAATCCTAAAAATATTTCAACTATACCACTCGCCACTACTTTAAAAGGAATCAATGCTTCAAATGAAATGACTACTTCAATGGCAAGCATCAAAAATCAACCTAATAATACTAAAAAATTTATTATAATTGCTGTTGTAATTGGAGTATTATCAATAGGATGTATTAGCTATTATATTTCAGTTTCTAAATTTTCACCCACAACTACTAAAGCTTCAGACACAACTTCTATAAAAAACGAAGCTATTCCTAGTAATAAAACCTCTAATACAAAATCTCAAGCTACTACATCTGCAAATAAAACTGATTCTTATATTTTTTCTAAAAGCAGTAGTGAAAATCTTTTAGAATCTGATGTATCTAAATTAGTAAAAGGAGATTTATCTTTAGCTAGAAATGAAATCTTTGCAAGACATGGTTTTGTATTTAAAAGTGAACCTTTTAAGAGCTATTTCAATAATAAGTCTTGGTATAAACAAAATTCTCTTTTTAAGGGAACTGATTCAGAAT
- a CDS encoding AI-2E family transporter, whose amino-acid sequence MKIDKKLLQYCLYASGTVLLIYIGITIFNDIGAIFSFLSSFIGKIIGLVKPLLMALVIVYLFKPGVKTIENFLQKRNIFKRAAPRRLVGILAIYLLVIAGIAALISGIYIMIGGKLSNNITISNMTEYLTKYLNNPALSVSSITEKLQNSNISMLGNLNDKITKIVGYVQTYFTTSIGVMTDSVLSIGGNIASFFIALVLSIYLIQDSEYFMDLWEKTFNLIFGKSKVGNKLKEILSIIDITFYKYIRGQLLEACIVGVLSAIVLYFVGIDYALIIGIIAGICNMIPYIGPVVGTILAVIIALLSGQPIRAVWAVVGMIVVQEVDNKLLAPKIVGDSVGLHPVFTMLAIIIGGSVWGLIGMMIAVPVAACFKVLISKWYTYHMEKTNN is encoded by the coding sequence ATGAAAATAGATAAAAAATTATTACAATACTGTTTATATGCCTCGGGTACAGTGCTTTTAATTTACATTGGTATAACAATTTTTAATGATATAGGTGCTATATTTTCTTTTTTATCAAGCTTTATAGGGAAAATTATTGGACTTGTAAAACCACTTCTTATGGCATTAGTAATTGTGTACTTGTTCAAGCCAGGTGTGAAAACTATTGAAAATTTCTTGCAAAAGAGAAATATATTTAAACGAGCTGCTCCTAGAAGATTAGTAGGAATTTTAGCAATTTATTTATTAGTAATAGCTGGTATCGCCGCTCTTATTAGTGGAATATACATTATGATTGGTGGAAAGCTTTCTAATAATATAACTATAAGTAATATGACAGAATATCTTACTAAATATTTAAATAACCCAGCATTGTCAGTTAGTTCAATCACTGAGAAATTACAAAACTCAAATATCTCAATGCTAGGAAATCTAAATGATAAAATAACTAAAATTGTAGGTTATGTTCAGACATATTTTACGACAAGTATAGGAGTAATGACAGATTCTGTTTTATCTATAGGTGGCAATATAGCTTCATTTTTTATAGCTTTAGTATTGAGTATATATTTAATACAAGACTCTGAATATTTTATGGACTTATGGGAAAAAACTTTTAATCTAATATTTGGGAAAAGTAAAGTAGGAAATAAATTAAAAGAAATTTTATCAATTATAGATATTACTTTTTATAAATATATAAGAGGTCAATTATTAGAGGCCTGCATTGTAGGGGTTTTATCAGCTATCGTATTGTATTTCGTTGGAATAGATTATGCTTTAATAATAGGAATTATTGCAGGTATTTGTAATATGATACCATATATAGGCCCTGTCGTTGGAACTATTCTCGCAGTAATTATTGCGTTACTGAGTGGACAACCTATTAGAGCAGTATGGGCAGTTGTTGGCATGATTGTAGTCCAGGAGGTGGATAATAAATTACTTGCACCGAAAATTGTTGGAGACAGTGTGGGACTACATCCAGTATTTACTATGCTTGCAATTATAATAGGCGGAAGTGTATGGGGACTAATAGGTATGATGATAGCGGTACCAGTTGCTGCTTGTTTTAAAGTATTAATTAGCAAATGGTACACCTATCATATGGAGAAAACTAATAACTAA
- a CDS encoding ferric reductase-like transmembrane domain-containing protein has protein sequence MIFIYSLIFVLLLSFFFTSNIKKNYWTYYLISIFIGIITTVYEVLRITSDVKIYGFPLFLEKIFIRGYISIAFFILVMFAGALNPKWKITRKLLSIRAELAIIASIFIIPHALIYFVRFIVLKLPKMFSTGVIPKLYIAYIIVGIIAFVIMIPLFITSFKKIRRKMQSGKWRKLQKRAYIFYFLVYVHILIIMLNEKEIDLLKLSSYTIIFGTYTILKLIKSSPAELKY, from the coding sequence ATGATTTTTATCTATTCTTTAATTTTTGTTTTACTATTATCGTTCTTTTTTACATCAAACATCAAAAAAAATTATTGGACTTATTATTTAATCTCCATATTTATTGGAATCATTACTACTGTTTATGAAGTTCTTAGAATAACTTCAGATGTCAAAATTTATGGATTCCCTCTCTTCCTAGAAAAAATATTTATAAGAGGTTATATTTCCATAGCATTTTTCATTTTAGTAATGTTTGCAGGTGCTCTAAATCCTAAATGGAAAATAACAAGGAAACTCCTAAGCATAAGGGCGGAACTCGCGATTATAGCCTCTATCTTTATAATACCTCATGCTCTTATTTACTTTGTTCGTTTTATAGTACTTAAACTTCCAAAAATGTTTAGCACAGGTGTAATACCAAAATTATATATAGCTTATATTATTGTTGGGATTATAGCATTTGTTATAATGATTCCCTTATTTATTACCTCATTTAAAAAGATCAGACGCAAAATGCAAAGTGGGAAGTGGCGAAAATTGCAAAAACGAGCATACATATTTTACTTTCTAGTGTACGTACATATCCTGATTATAATGTTAAATGAAAAAGAAATTGATCTGTTAAAATTAAGTAGTTACACAATTATATTTGGTACATACACAATTTTAAAGTTGATTAAATCATCTCCTGCGGAGCTGAAATATTAA